A DNA window from Brassica napus cultivar Da-Ae chromosome C1, Da-Ae, whole genome shotgun sequence contains the following coding sequences:
- the LOC106379396 gene encoding SHUGOSHIN 1 isoform X2, with product MVRTRTAVLKVDDHAVEGVSTNKAKGEKMIQDLPMNSAQRRTLGDITNLPNQKMMLNHGANQQQQSLSLSEKLQKENMRLMKALTERNAIIERTGSELQRYRINLQMVQAQNLQLSQTNTRILAEIRTSKDQLKALQHELSCKNGVLMARKLPLEPQKLPCTHHDASEDKDRANASHGASGVFHPNGEDHKAASESSDCNSLQINDKANNKRVSGRSNPANSEVLDIIGRPGESAQTTNMIRRVSLRRQSRRFNIQELGVTENFGIHDDQESAAKAGCSASDLSIGSKPETVELHDTKEITGRSRVSSRRHSTEVTSQRDIKVSTDPPLHDDIVEESSQVSSSVSTELKRESKNKPTGDEAEEMRETYVGRPSRQAAGKIKSYKEVSLKDKMRRDF from the exons ATGGTGCGAACGAGAACGGCGGTGCTTAAAGTCGACGATCACGCCGTTGAAG GTGTTTCTACTAACAAAGCGAAAGGAGAGAAGATGATTCAGGATCTTCCGATGAACAGTGCACAGAGAAGAACACTGGGAGATATAACTAACTTGCCGAATCAGAAAATGATGCTGAACCATGGAGCGAATCAGCAGCAGCAATCTTTGTCACTCTCTGAAAAACTTCAGAAG gAAAACATGAGACTGATGAAAGCCCTCACGGAGAGAAA TGCAATCATTGAGAGGACTGGAAGTGAGCTGCAGAGATATAGGATCAACTTACAGATGGTGCAAGCACAGAACTTGCAGCTTTCCCAGACCAACACTCGTATCTTGGCG GAGATCAGAACAAGCAAAGACCAA CTGAAGGCACTTCAGCACGAACTTAGTTGCAAGAACGGGGTACTCATGGCTAGGAAACTGCCGCTTGAG CCACAAAAGCTTCCATGTACACACCACGATGCATCAGAAGACAAG GATCGTGCAAACGCTTCTCATGGGGCTTCCGGAGTCTTTCATCCAAATGGCGAGGATCATAAGGCTG CTTCAGAGAGTTCTGACTGTAACTCATTGCAAATAAATGACAAAGCCAACAATAAAAG AGTTTCTGGAAGGTCGAATCCCGCCAATTCCGAAGTATTAGATATAATTGGCAGACCAGGAGAGTCAGCACAGACAACCAATATGATCAGGAG GGTTTCTTTGAGAAGACAGTCTAGGAGATTTAATATCCAAGAGCTAGGCGTGACTGAAAACTTTGGTATACATGATGATCAAGAATCTGCTGCAAAAGCCGG ATGCTCTGCGAGTGATCTGTCCATCGGGTCTAAGCCCGAAACAGTAGAGCTACATGACACGAAAGAGATAACCGGGAGAAGCAG AGTCTCTTCAAGAAGACATTCGACAGAAGTTACATCTCAGAGAGACATCAAAGTATCCACAGATCCTCCGTTGCACGATGACATTGTTGAGGAGTCTAGTCAGGTATCATCTTCAGTTTCAACAGAGCTTAAAAGAGAATCAAAGAACAAACCAACAGGCGATGAAGCAGAGGAGATGAGAGAAACATATGTTGGGAGACCTTCAAGGCAAGCTGCAGGAAAAATCAAATCATACAAAGAAGTCTCACTTAAGGATAAGATGCGAAGGGACTTCTGA
- the LOC106351146 gene encoding putative F-box only protein 15, with amino-acid sequence MASSQRSWSLSSLPLDMIEEIFHRTPAESLLRSKPTCKKWYDLIKNKRFIYEHLRRSPGRSRRTDERRFLRIDKTVQIMEPVTRTRSEKPIPHELQPLENIKAMVHCDGLMLCMCSDMESRIVHLALWNPLTRHITLIQPSTRFTTSDYYGIGHGVNKYRDGYKILRFSDRRYDNHHHHHHSEVDFEIYYCETSSWRTLDDAKVDWNVDFTCHGVSVMGNMYWLAHRDVEEEEELESCILGFDFTAEKFMDVCFCPPIFDYNYLSCFGGDRLSLLQQNNDEPSLIEVWVSSKLADDGGDVSFTKYFSVVSPDLPWLHIDRSENASHPVYYIAKNKRIIAWCEGLMDDGDRLPVWIILYEIDEGGVRNQLETERHYENDYVGTFLCGYVYVPSLVPLP; translated from the coding sequence ATGGCGTCATCACAGCGTTCATGGTCGTTGTCATCGCTGCCGCTCGATATGATAGAAGAAATATTCCACAGAACTCCGGCTGAATCTCTACTCCGATCTAAACCGACGTGCAAGAAATGGTACGATCTTATCAAGAACAAGAGGTTCATCTACGAACACTTGCGTCGCTCCCCGGGAAGATCCCGTAGAACCGATGAGAGACGATTCCTAAGAATCGACAAGACGGTACAAATCATGGAACCGGTGACAAGAACACGCTCAGAGAAACCGATCCCACACGAGCTCCAACCACTAGAAAACATCAAAGCCATGGTTCACTGCGACGGACTCATGTTGTGTATGTGCAGCGACATGGAATCAAGAATCGTCCACCTCGCTCTTTGGAACCCCCTCACGAGGCATATCACACTGATCCAGCCCTCGACACGTTTCACGACTTCTGATTACTACGGGATTGGACACGGCGTTAACAAGTATCGAGATGGTTACAAGATCCTTAGGTTTTCTGATCGCCGTTAcgataatcatcatcatcatcatcattctgaagtggattttgagatTTATTACTGCGAGACGAGTTCTTGGAGAACCCTCGATGATGCCAAGGTTGATTGGAATGTGGATTTCACGTGCCATGGTGTGTCTGTTATGGGGAACATGTACTGGCTTGCTCATAGGGAtgttgaggaggaggaggagctcgAAAGCTGTATTCTAGGTTTCGATTTCACCGCTGAGAAATTCATGGACGTATGCTTTTGTCCTCCCATTTTTGATTACAACTACTTGAGCTGTTTCGGTGGAGATAGATTGTCTTTGCTACAACAAAATAACGACGAGCCAAGTCTTATTGAGGTGTGGGTTTCAAGCAAGTTGGCTGATGATGGGGGTGATGTCTCGTTTACAAAATATTTCAGTGTGGTCAGCCCTGATCTTCCATGGTTACATATCGATAGATCAGAAAATGCTAGTCATCCGGTGTACTACATTGCCAAGAACAAACGTATCATAGCATGGTGCGAGGGACTGATGGATGACGGTGATAGACTCCCTGTTTGGATCATTCTCTATGAAATTGATGAGGGTGGTGTAAGAAATCAACTTGAGACAGAGCGACATTACGAGAATGACTATGTTGGCACCTTCCTTTGTGGTTACGTGTATGTTCCAAGTCTAGTCCCTCTTCCATGA
- the LOC125580370 gene encoding aldehyde dehydrogenase family 2 member B4, mitochondrial-like — protein sequence MLARFFRYYAGWADKIRGLTISADGNNHVQTLHEPIGIAGQNIPWNFPLLMFPWKVVPTLACGNTIVLKKLNKLIALLFTSASFFLKHVFLQQHLLRFCGL from the exons ATGCTCGCCAGATTCTTTCGCTATTATGCTG GATGGGCAGATAAGATTCGTGGGCTAACTATTTCAGCCGATGGAAACAATCATGTCCAGACACTGCATGAACCAATAGGCATTGCTGGTCAGAACATTCCATGGAACTTTCCACTTCTGATGTTTCCTTGGAAAGTTGTTCCTACTCTTGCTTGTGGTAACACCATTGTCCTCAAAAAGCTGAACAAACTCATTGCACTGCTTTTTACGTCTGCAAGCTTTTTTTTGAA GCATGTCTTTCTCCAACAACACCTCCT caggttctgtgggtTGTAG
- the LOC106381196 gene encoding NAC domain-containing protein 74-like: MGRESVAVAVSSPAKGAVVAATALAPGFRFHPTDEELVSYYLKRKVLGKPVRFDAIGEVDIYKHEPWDLAVFSRLRTRDQEWYFYSALDKKYGNGARMNRATNKGYWKATGKDREIRRDVQILGMKKTLVFHSGRAPDGLRTNWVMHEYRLVDYETESNGNLVQDPYVLCRIFHKNNIGPPSGNRYAPFMEEEWADDGVTLIPGVDVGVRAEPLPLANRNNQMSQNSIQSPSKDFININEPPRETTTPMDIELNHKNNHCDEDEEALKREEADEDHDRPPPLCILNKEAPLPLLQYKRRRQNESSRITQDHCSSTTTTVDNTPTAAVATNTAISALLEFSLMGLSDKKENPQPPLTPLPSPEEKVNDLKKEVHQMSVERETFKLEMMSAEAMISILQSRIDALRQENDELKKNSANGH; the protein is encoded by the exons ATGGGTCGCGAATCTGTGGCTGTTGCTGTATCTTCTCCGGCGAAGGGTGCTGTTGTGGCGGCGACGGCGCTTGCTCCTGGCTTCCGATTTCACCCGACTGATGAGGAGCTCGTGAGCTATTACTTGAAGAGAAAGGTTCTGGGGAAGCCTGTGCGCTTCGATGCGATTGGGGAGGTTGATATCTACAAGCACGAGCCTTGGGACTTAGCAG TGTTTTCGAGGTTGAGGACAAGGGACCAAGAATGGTACTTCTACAGCGCGTTAGACAAGAAGTACGGAAACGGCGCTAGGATGAACCGAGCCACTAACAAAGGCTACTGGAAAGCGACTGGCAAAGACAGAGAGATCCGCCGTGACGTTCAGATCCTCGGTATGAAAAAGACTCTAGTCTTCCACAGCGGTCGTGCCCCGGACGGGCTCCGCACCAATTGGGTCATGCACGAGTATCGCCTCGTGGACTATGAAACTGAAAGCAATGGGAACTTGGTG CAAGATCCATATGTGTTGTGTAGAATCTTTCACAAGAATAACATTGGGCCACCTAGTGGGAACAGATACGCGCCGTTCATGGAAGAGGAGTGGGCTGATGATGGTGTAACTCTGATCCCAGGAGTAGACGTTGGTGTCAGGGCTGAACCGTTACCATTAGCCAATAGAAACAACCAGATGAGCCAG AACTCAATCCAGTCACCAAGCAAGGACTTCATTAACATCAACGAGCCACCAAGAGAGACTACTACTCCAATGGATATCGAACTCAACCATAAGAATAACCATTGtgatgaagatgaggaagcACTCAAACGTGAGGAGGCAGATGAAGATCATGACCGTCCTCCTCCTTTATGCATTCTCAACAAAGAAGCTCCGTTACCTCTCCTCCAATACAAGCGCAGACGCCAAAACGAATCTAGCAGGATCACACAGGACCACTGCTCGTCCACAACAACAACCGTCGACAACACACCAACCGCTGCTGTGGCCACCAACACGGCCATCTCTGCGTTGCTCGAGTTCTCTCTCATGGGCCTCTCCGACAAGAAAGAAAACCCTCAACCTCCTCTTACTCCACTTCCATCTCCTGAAGAGAAGGTGAATGATCTCAAGAAGGAGGTTCACCAGATGTCAGTTGAGAGAGAGACATTCAAGCTTGAGATGATGAGCGCAGAGGCTATGATCAGTATTCTCCAGTCCAGGATCGATGCTCTGCGTCAGGAGAACGATGAGCTCAAGAAGAACAGCGCTAATGGACACTAA
- the LOC106379396 gene encoding SHUGOSHIN 1 isoform X1, which translates to MVRTRTAVLKVDDHAVEGVSTNKAKGEKMIQDLPMNSAQRRTLGDITNLPNQKMMLNHGANQQQQSLSLSEKLQKENMRLMKALTERNAIIERTGSELQRYRINLQMVQAQNLQLSQTNTRILAEIRTSKDQLKALQHELSCKNGVLMARKLPLEPQKLPCTHHDASEDKDRANASHGASGVFHPNGEDHKAASESSDCNSLQINDKANNKRVSGRSNPANSEVLDIIGRPGESAQTTNMIRRVSLRRQSRRFNIQELGVTENFGIHDDQESAAKAGCSASDLSIGSKPETVELHDTKEITGRSRRVSSRRHSTEVTSQRDIKVSTDPPLHDDIVEESSQVSSSVSTELKRESKNKPTGDEAEEMRETYVGRPSRQAAGKIKSYKEVSLKDKMRRDF; encoded by the exons ATGGTGCGAACGAGAACGGCGGTGCTTAAAGTCGACGATCACGCCGTTGAAG GTGTTTCTACTAACAAAGCGAAAGGAGAGAAGATGATTCAGGATCTTCCGATGAACAGTGCACAGAGAAGAACACTGGGAGATATAACTAACTTGCCGAATCAGAAAATGATGCTGAACCATGGAGCGAATCAGCAGCAGCAATCTTTGTCACTCTCTGAAAAACTTCAGAAG gAAAACATGAGACTGATGAAAGCCCTCACGGAGAGAAA TGCAATCATTGAGAGGACTGGAAGTGAGCTGCAGAGATATAGGATCAACTTACAGATGGTGCAAGCACAGAACTTGCAGCTTTCCCAGACCAACACTCGTATCTTGGCG GAGATCAGAACAAGCAAAGACCAA CTGAAGGCACTTCAGCACGAACTTAGTTGCAAGAACGGGGTACTCATGGCTAGGAAACTGCCGCTTGAG CCACAAAAGCTTCCATGTACACACCACGATGCATCAGAAGACAAG GATCGTGCAAACGCTTCTCATGGGGCTTCCGGAGTCTTTCATCCAAATGGCGAGGATCATAAGGCTG CTTCAGAGAGTTCTGACTGTAACTCATTGCAAATAAATGACAAAGCCAACAATAAAAG AGTTTCTGGAAGGTCGAATCCCGCCAATTCCGAAGTATTAGATATAATTGGCAGACCAGGAGAGTCAGCACAGACAACCAATATGATCAGGAG GGTTTCTTTGAGAAGACAGTCTAGGAGATTTAATATCCAAGAGCTAGGCGTGACTGAAAACTTTGGTATACATGATGATCAAGAATCTGCTGCAAAAGCCGG ATGCTCTGCGAGTGATCTGTCCATCGGGTCTAAGCCCGAAACAGTAGAGCTACATGACACGAAAGAGATAACCGGGAGAAGCAG AAGAGTCTCTTCAAGAAGACATTCGACAGAAGTTACATCTCAGAGAGACATCAAAGTATCCACAGATCCTCCGTTGCACGATGACATTGTTGAGGAGTCTAGTCAGGTATCATCTTCAGTTTCAACAGAGCTTAAAAGAGAATCAAAGAACAAACCAACAGGCGATGAAGCAGAGGAGATGAGAGAAACATATGTTGGGAGACCTTCAAGGCAAGCTGCAGGAAAAATCAAATCATACAAAGAAGTCTCACTTAAGGATAAGATGCGAAGGGACTTCTGA
- the LOC106380365 gene encoding putative F-box only protein 15: protein MDSSKRSWSLSTLPPELIEEILYRAPPESLIRAKPTCKEWYSLITSKRFIYNHLDRSRKRFVRTVGTVQILDPVTRTRSETPLPKEFQRPYGVRTMVHCDGLLLCMCGYFNYRNTNLALWNPVLKKITWMKPSTCFTTSDYYGIGYEIKKSRYEYKILRFTDHRYDHNVTYDEDGPEVEVYECKTNSWRTLDTEVDWQVDLSCKGAAVMGNMYWVASKDDEQYILGFDFSVERFKDVCFCPPPAFNNYLACFDGDSLSLLQQDEEEPWHIVVWLTNKLADVDVLFTKYFSVSRSDVPALLDHTDMANPVYFIGKHKRIIAWCEREVFGGDDEIPPTCIIFNEIDEGGVRTQLETERHCGYGYFGTFFCGYVYVPSLVPLPV from the coding sequence ATGGATTCTTCAAAGCGTTCCTGGTCGTTGTCGACGCTGCCACCGGAGTTAATAGAAGAAATACTCTACAGGGCTCCGCCTGAATCTCTGATCCGAGCAAAACCGACGTGCAAGGAATGGTACTCTCTCATCACCAGCAAGAGATTCATCTACAATCACCTCGATCGCTCTCGCAAAAGATTCGTAAGAACCGTTGGTACGGTGCAAATCTTGGATCCGGTGACAAGAACACGCTCAGAGACACCACTCCCAAAAGAGTTCCAACGTCCATATGGTGTAAGAACGATGGTTCACTGCGATGGGCTCTTGCTCTGTATGTGTGGTTACTTTAATTACAGAAACACCAACCTCGCACTTTGGAATCccgttttgaagaaaatcacatGGATGAAACCCTCGACGTGTTTCACAACATCTGATTACTACGGAATTGGATACGAAATCAAGAAGTCTCGTTATGAGTACAAGATCCTGAGGTTTACTGATCACCGCTATGATCATAATGTTACGTATGATGAAGATGGACCGGAGGTTGAGGTATACGAGTGCAAGACTAACTCCTGGAGAACTCTTGACACCGAGGTTGATTGGCAAGTAGACCTCTCGTGCAAAGGTGCGGCTGTGATGGGGAACATGTACTGGGTTGCTAGTAAAGATGATGAACAATATATTCTAGGTTTCGATTTCTCTGTTGAGAGATTCAAGGACGTATGCTTTTGTCCTCCTCCCGCTTTCAATAATTATCTAGCTTGTTTCGATGGAGATAGCTTGTCTTTGCTACAGCAAGATGAAGAAGAACCATGGCATATTGTGGTGTGGCTTACAAACAAGTTGGCTGATGTGGATGTCTTGTTCACCAAGTATTTCAGTGTGTCACGATCAGATGTTCCGGCGTTACTGGACCATACAGATATGGCTAATCCGGTATACTTCATTGGCAAGCATAAACGTATCATAGCATGGTGCGAGCGAGAGGTATTTGGAGGTGATGATGAGATTCCTCCTACTTGCatcatttttaatgaaatcgATGAGGGTGGGGTAAGAACACAACTTGAGACAGAACGACACTGCGGGTATGGCTATTTTGGGACTTTCTTTTGTGGCTACGTGTACGTTCCAAGTCTGGTCCCTCTTCCTGTATAA
- the LOC106380281 gene encoding zinc finger protein ZAT5-like: protein METAEEAISAAKAQALIIKGKRTKRQRPQSPIPFSIVAPMSSQEPDAQEESTSLVAKEKSLNDEINYNNNKNDNNILSNGVTSSSSTSSCFNNATLKAAADEEDQDMANCLILLAKGHSLPHHNHNHNHQQPQTRQLMVSYQESGNNNSSNAYRSSSRRFLETSSSNGTTTSGGRAGYYVYQCKTCDRTFPSFQALGGHRASHKKPKAAPGLHELKKSIYNDAVSLHLNDVLTTTPNNSSNHRSLVVYGKANNNKVHECGICGAEFTSGQALGGHMRRHRGAGVAATATPTATLALPASAATANTVLSLSPMSFDQMSDGPVYPVQAPVKRARSAVVSLDLDLNLPAPEDENRVNGLSVAPKQEHEQEHGQTQRREEQKSIVLSSAPTLVDCYY, encoded by the coding sequence ATGGAAACAGCCGAGGAGGCGATATCGGCAGCTAAGGCGCAAGCCTTGATCATTAAAGGGAAGAGGACTAAGAGGCAGCGTCCTCAGTCCCCAATCCCTTTCTCTATTGTCGCTCCAATGTCTTCTCAAGAACCGGATGCCCAAGAAGAGTCCACTAGTCTTGTTGCCAAGGAGAAGAGTCTCAATGATGAGATAAACTACAACAATAATAAGAATGATAACAACATTTTGAGCAATGGTGTGACATCTTCATCTTCAACTTCTTCATGTTTCAACAATGCGACATTAAAGGCCGCGGCTGACGAAGAAGATCAAGATATGGCTAACTGTTTGATCCTCCTTGCCAAAGGTCACTCTCTTCCACACCACAACCACAATCACAACCACCAACAACCACAAACAAGACAACTTATGGTAAGTTATCAAGAATCCGGTAATAACAACAGCAGCAATGCTTATAGATCTAGCAGCAGGAGGTTTCTAGAGACATCTTCATCTAACGGGACCACGACAAGTGGAGGCAGAGCTGGTTACTATGTTTACCAATGCAAAACATGTGACCGAACTTTTCCTTCTTTCCAAGCTCTTGGTGGCCATAGAGCCAGCCACAAGAAGCCTAAAGCCGCTCCGGGTCTTCATGAGCTCAAGAAGTCTATCTACAACGACGCCGTTTCTCTTCATCTCAACGACGTCCTCACCACAACTCCTAACAACAGTAGTAACCATAGATCGCTTGTGGTGTACGGTAAAGCGAATAACAATAAAGTCCATGAATGTGGAATATGTGGAGCCGAGTTCACGTCCGGACAAGCCTTAGGTGGTCACATGAGACGCCATAGAGGCGCAGGGGTAGCAGCCACAGCCACCCCAACCGCGACATTAGCACTTCCGGCCAGTGCGGCTACTGCAAACACGGTTTTGTCATTGTCGCCTATGTCGTTCGATCAGATGTCTGACGGTCCGGTTTATCCGGTTCAGGCTCCGGTTAAGAGAGCTAGGAGTGCGGTTGTGTCGTTGGATTTAGATCTGAATCTACCAGCTCCTGAAGATGAGAACCGGGTCAACGGATTAAGTGTTGCTCCAAAGCAAGAACATGAACAAGAACATGGACAAACACAACGGAGAGAAGAACAAAAGTCTATTGTTTTGTCTTCTGCTCCTACATTGGTAGATTGCTATTACTGA
- the LOC106380357 gene encoding F-box protein At3g08750, protein MASSKRSWTLSSLPPEIIEEILYRAPPESLLRSKPTCKQWHALITSRRFIYEHLRRSPQRFIRTDETVVQIMDPVTRRRSDSPLPKELQRPYDVNVMIHCDGLMLCMRGHFQYRKTNLALWNPVLRELRWIKPSKCFTPSDYYGIGYDINKSRYDYKILRFYERRYDHYMRHDDYYDEDEDDDDDEAEVEIYECKTRSWRTLGDAKVDCWDVDITCKGVSVMGNMYWFAQKYWEAEKKHRSYILGFDFSAETFKDVCFAPPSRGDNYLACFDGDRLSLLQQDQETTSPIEVWVSSKLAGDGDVLFSKYFSVSRPDLPALLFHTDMAHPVYCVGKHKRVMAWCEGDVYDGDDKIPPTCVIFYEIDEGGVRRQLETERHYGSGYSGTFLCGYVYVPSLVPLPV, encoded by the coding sequence ATGGCGTCTTCGAAGCGTTCGTGGACGTTGTCTTCGTTGCCACCGGAGATAATAGAAGAAATACTCTACAGGGCTCCGCCTGAATCTCTACTCCGGTCAAAACCGACGTGCAAGCAATGGCACGCTCTCATCACCAGCAGAAGATTCATCTACGAACACTTGCGTCGCTCCCCGCAAAGATTCATAAGAACCGATGAGACAGTAGTACAGATCATGGATCCGGTGACAAGAAGACGCTCAGATTCACCACTCCCGAAAGAGCTCCAACGTCCGTACGATGTAAATGTGATGATACACTGCGATGGACTCATGTTGTGTATGCGTGGTCACTTTCAATATAGAAAGACCAACCTCGCGCTTTGGAATCCCGTTTTGAGGGAACTCAGATGGATCAAACCGTCCAAGTGTTTCACGCCTTCTGATTACTACGGGATCGGATACGACATCAACAAGTCTCGTTATGATTACAAGATCTTGAGGTTTTATGAGCGCCGCTATGATCATTATATGCGTCATGATGATTAttatgatgaagatgaagatgacgaTGACGATGAAGCAGAGGTTGAGATATATGAGTGCAAGACTCGTTCGTGGAGAACTCTTGGCGATGCCAAGGTTGATTGCTGGGATGTAGATATCACGTGCAAAGGCGTGTCCGTGATGGGTAACATGTACTGGTTTGCTCAGAAGTATTGGGAAGCTGAGAAGAAGCACAGAAGCTACATTCTAGGTTTCGATTTCTCAGCTGAAACGTTCAAGGACGTATGCTTTGCTCCTCCCTCTCGTGGCGATAATTATCTAGCCTGTTTCGATGGAGATAGATTGTCTTTGCTACAGCAAGATCAAGAAACGACAAGCCCGATTGAGGTGTGGGTTTCAAGCAAGTTGGCTGGTGATGGGGATGTCTTGTTCAGCAAGTATTTCAGCGTGTCCCGCCCCGATCTTCCGGCGTTACTGTTCCATACAGATATGGCTCATCCGGTGTACTGCGTTGGGAAGCACAAACGCGTTATGGCATGGTGCGAGGGAGATGTGTATGATGGTGATGATAAGATTCCTCCTACTTGCGTCATTTTCTATGAAATTGATGAGGGTGGGGTAAGAAGACAGCTTGAGACAGAGCGACACTACGGGTCTGGCTATTCTGGGACTTTTCTTTGTGGCTACGTATACGTTCCAAGTCTAGTCCCTCTTCCGGTATAA